CTCTGAACGTTGCTTATGGCTACTCCGTACGCCGTCGCGGTGATGCCGTGACAGCAATGGATGTTTACCGCATGGCGGATGCAAACATGTACGCCATGAAGCTCGCTTCTAAGCAACAGCGAATGGCGTAATTTCACAAAAAAATTCATTCTCCGCAATTTTTTGATTAGATTTTGAATGATGATTGAGTTCAATATCTTTTATAAGCTTGCGGCTGCGCTGGGTATCGGTTTTATTATCGGTATGCAGCGTGAAAACTCGTATTCCCGCAATAATTCTAGGCACCCCGCTGGGTTGTGCTCGTTTTCAATTGTAAGCCTTTGTGGCGCCTTGTCTTGCTACCTGGGCGACCTGATGGGCTCCATTGTTCCCTTTGTCGTTGGCCTTGTGATCGTTGGGCTTTTGCTTGTGGCAAGCCATATTGCGTACGGCCTTTCGAACCAGAATAATGGCGGGCCTGCGGGCGTCACGACTAGTGCGGCACTTATCATGATTTATTTCTTGGGGGCGCTTTGCTGGTTCAACCGGCTCTTGGAAGCGTGTATCCTCATGATTGTGCTTTTGTGGCTGTTGGCGGTCAAGCGGCAACTTCACGATTTTGCGAAAAAGATCTCGACCGAAGACATTATCGCGACAGTCAAGTTCGCGGTGATTTCTCTCATGATTTTGCCGTTCCTCCCAAACCATGCTTATGGCCCGGCGGGGCTTGAAGTCTTGAATCCGCATACGATTTGGCTTTTTGTCGTGTTCATTTGCGGCATCGGCTTTGTGGGCTATGTGCTCATCAAGCTTGTCGGTCCGGGTAAAGGCATTTGGCTCACGGGACTTTTGGGCGGGCTTGCGAGCAGTACCGCACTCACGCTGAACTTGGCGGGCCGTAGCGTTGATAACGAACAGTATGCGGCGGACTTTACGCTAGGCATTGTGCTTAGCTGGTCGGTGATGTATGCGCGACTCTATCTCATTTGCGTATTCCTGATGCCGTCACTTGCGCTCCCGTTGTTGGCGCCTTTGCTTGTGCCTGTGGTGCCGGGGCTTGGCTATGCGGCGTACCTGAAACTCCGTGAATCTAAGGATCATCGCCAGAAGACAACTGATTTTAACAACCCGTTCAAGCTGTTGCCTGCAATTAAGTTTGGCTTGGTCTTTACGGTGGTCATGTTCATCGCGAATGCGGCTCACGCTTATTTTGGCTCAGGTGCGTTGATGATTTGTAGCTTCTTGGGCGGTGCGGCTGAAATGGATGCCGTGGCGTTTTCGCTCATCGACATGTGCCGAAAGGCGACTCTTGAACACCACAACTTGATCTTGGCGCTCCTTTTTGCGAGCCTTGCCAATACGCTTACCAAGGGCTGCATGGTGTATTTCCTTGGGGCAAAGTCCATGCGCCGCCCGATTCTCCCGGCGGTGGGGCTTATCTGCGGCGTGTCCGTAGTGATGATTGGAATTTATTCGGTGGTATAAAATGTCTGAAAAAATGAAATTTGCATTGACTATCGCAGGCTTCGATGGCTCTGCGGGCGCTGGAATTTTAGCGGATGTTAAGGCGATGGCGCATTTTGGCGTGTTCAGTGAATCTGTTTGTACCGCACTCACGCAACAGAACGAAGATGAATTTGTTGCGCCAGGATGGGTTATCTGGGAACGCATCGAAGCGCAACTTGAAACGTTGTTTGCCAAGCGCCAGTTCAAATTCGTGAAAATCGGGCTTGTCGAAAAAGCGAAGGTCTTACAGCGAATTGTAGAATTTGTCCGTGAAAAGTCTCCGGATGCCTACATTATCTGGGATCCGATTGCAAGTGCTTCGGCGGGTTTCCATTTTATGCGCTCGGCAGAACGCGAAGAATTTATGCCGGTGATGAAGCAGATTGATTTGGTCACTCCGAATCTGGACGAGTTCGGATTCCTGGGATTTGAACAGGCTGCTTCTCGCGGAAAGTTTGAATTCGGGAAGGATTTCGCCTTGCTTTTGAAGGGCGGGCATTCGACGGATGACGAAGCCGTTGATACCTTGTGGGACAAGGACGGTAAACAGTACAAGTTCACGAGTCCGCGAATCCCGGGAAATGGCAAACATGGCACTGGCTGCCATCTGTCATCGGCTATTTTAGCGAACTTGGCGCTTGGGCATACGCTCCCGGAATCCTGCCAAATAGCGAAGAATTACCTCACCGAGCTATTGCAAAGTGGCGAGGGGCGATTGGCTAAAGACTTTTAAGTTGTAAAAAAAAATCCCGGCCGTGATGGTCGGGAATTTTTTTCATTTCGTCATCCCGAACGAAGTGAGGGATCCAGTAACATAAAAAAGCACCCCGCAGGGTGCTTCTTTTAAATTCTGCGGAATGCCGCGAATTAATCGTCGTCTTCAGCCGGCTTCTTGGACATCTGCTTACGCTTGATCGGGTCGAGCTCGGTCTTGCGGATGCGGAGCACTTCCGGAGTGACTTCGATGCATTCGTCTTCGTTGATGAAGGTGACGCATTCTTCCAAAGTCATGCGGCGGTACGGCGTGAGCTGGATCATGTCGTCTGCGGACTTCGAACGCATGTTGGTGAGGTGCTTGCCCTTCGTGACGTTCACGGTGATATCGACGTCGCGGTTGTGTTCACCCACGATCATGCCCGGATAAACTTCGGCACCCGGACCGATGATGAGGTAGCCACGATCTTCCAAGTTAGAGAGAGCGTAGCTTGCAGCTTCGCCCGGTTCCTTGGCGATGAGTACACCGTTGATACGAGACGGAATTTCTCCCTTGTACGGCTGGTATTCTTTGAAGAAGGACTGCGTCACAGCGTAACCCTTGGAAAGGGAGAGAAGCTTCGGACGGATACCGATAAGGCCACGGGAGGGAACGATAAATTCGAGAGAAACGCGGTCGTTTTCGTCGGTGGTCATGTTGACCATTTCGCCCTTGCGCTGCTGGATTTCCTGGATGCAGGCGCCGCTGAATTCGTTCGGAACTTCGACCTTGAAGTCTTCGACCGGTTCCAAAAGTTTGCCGCTTTCGTCTTTCTGGAAAATGACCTGCGGGGAACCGATGGTGAATTCATAAAGTTCACGGCGCATGTTTTCGACGAGAATCGTGAGGTGCAAAATGCCACGGCCAGAAACCTTGAATGTAGATGCACCTTCGGCCTTTTCGACGAGGAGGGCGGGGTCAGCCATGTGGGCGCGTTCCAAACGTTCCTGGAGCTGGTTACCCGTCATGAACTTTCCACCGTATTTGCCGGCGAGCGGCGAAGTGTTCACGGTGAAGAGCATGGAGATTGTCGGCGGGTCAATGTGAATACGCGGCAAGTGAACTGGATTGTTCGTAGAAGAAAGCGTATCACCGATATCGAAGTAGTCAAGACCTGCGATGAGGATGATTTCGCCCGGACCAGCTTCTTCGATCGGCTTCGGGGTGAGGCCTTCGTAGCGGAGGATCTTTTGCGGACGGACGTTCTTGACGGTTCCGTCGGGGAATGCCTGAGCGTAGGTCTGGTTCGGCTTGAACACGCCCTGCTGCACGCGACCCACAGCCAAACGGCCGAGGAAGCTGGAGTATTCGAGGGAGGCGATCTGGAGGAGCGGTTCGCCGTTCGGATCGCCCTTCGGAGCCGGGATGCGTTCGATGATCTTGTCCATCAAGATGCTGAAGTCGCCATCCGGGTCTTCAAGTTCGGCGCGGCAAATGCCCTTACGGCCACTGCCAAAAACTCTGTCGAAATCGAGCTGTTCTTCGGTAGCATCGAGTTCGCAGAACAAGTCAAAGACCTTGTCCAAGGCGAGGAGCGGGTTACAACCG
The DNA window shown above is from Fibrobacter sp. UWB16 and carries:
- a CDS encoding MgtC/SapB family protein, whose product is MMIEFNIFYKLAAALGIGFIIGMQRENSYSRNNSRHPAGLCSFSIVSLCGALSCYLGDLMGSIVPFVVGLVIVGLLLVASHIAYGLSNQNNGGPAGVTTSAALIMIYFLGALCWFNRLLEACILMIVLLWLLAVKRQLHDFAKKISTEDIIATVKFAVISLMILPFLPNHAYGPAGLEVLNPHTIWLFVVFICGIGFVGYVLIKLVGPGKGIWLTGLLGGLASSTALTLNLAGRSVDNEQYAADFTLGIVLSWSVMYARLYLICVFLMPSLALPLLAPLLVPVVPGLGYAAYLKLRESKDHRQKTTDFNNPFKLLPAIKFGLVFTVVMFIANAAHAYFGSGALMICSFLGGAAEMDAVAFSLIDMCRKATLEHHNLILALLFASLANTLTKGCMVYFLGAKSMRRPILPAVGLICGVSVVMIGIYSVV
- a CDS encoding hydroxymethylpyrimidine/phosphomethylpyrimidine kinase gives rise to the protein MSEKMKFALTIAGFDGSAGAGILADVKAMAHFGVFSESVCTALTQQNEDEFVAPGWVIWERIEAQLETLFAKRQFKFVKIGLVEKAKVLQRIVEFVREKSPDAYIIWDPIASASAGFHFMRSAEREEFMPVMKQIDLVTPNLDEFGFLGFEQAASRGKFEFGKDFALLLKGGHSTDDEAVDTLWDKDGKQYKFTSPRIPGNGKHGTGCHLSSAILANLALGHTLPESCQIAKNYLTELLQSGEGRLAKDF
- the typA gene encoding translational GTPase TypA — protein: MDQSKIRNVAIIAHVDHGKTTLVNQLLKQCGTFHEGEEIVDRVMDSDNLERERGITILSKNTSVMYKGYRVNIVDTPGHADFGGQVERVLGTVDGVLLVVDAFEGPMAQTRFVTKKALELGLTPIIVVNKIDRDGCNPLLALDKVFDLFCELDATEEQLDFDRVFGSGRKGICRAELEDPDGDFSILMDKIIERIPAPKGDPNGEPLLQIASLEYSSFLGRLAVGRVQQGVFKPNQTYAQAFPDGTVKNVRPQKILRYEGLTPKPIEEAGPGEIILIAGLDYFDIGDTLSSTNNPVHLPRIHIDPPTISMLFTVNTSPLAGKYGGKFMTGNQLQERLERAHMADPALLVEKAEGASTFKVSGRGILHLTILVENMRRELYEFTIGSPQVIFQKDESGKLLEPVEDFKVEVPNEFSGACIQEIQQRKGEMVNMTTDENDRVSLEFIVPSRGLIGIRPKLLSLSKGYAVTQSFFKEYQPYKGEIPSRINGVLIAKEPGEAASYALSNLEDRGYLIIGPGAEVYPGMIVGEHNRDVDITVNVTKGKHLTNMRSKSADDMIQLTPYRRMTLEECVTFINEDECIEVTPEVLRIRKTELDPIKRKQMSKKPAEDDD